The genomic window GCCTGAAGGAACCTTCATAGGGAAATGGAAAATGCTCAAGAATAGCGCTCATAAGTCCTGGCGGCTGGAAGCCTCGCTGCTGGCCCTGGGTGTCGCCATGGCGACGGCCCTGCCGGTGGCGGCACAAACGGCCCCGGCCCCCGCATCGGACTCCCTTGAGGAGATTGTGGTCACGGGTTTTCGTGCGTCGTTGAACAGCGCGTTGAACCTCAAGCGGGCTGAGGCTGCGGCAGTTGATGCGATTGTGGCGGAGGATATCGGCAAGTTCCCCGACAGCAATCTGGCTGAGAGCATGCAGCGCGTGCCCGGCGTGGCGCTGGCCCGTGGTGATGGTGGCGAAGGCCGCAACATCTCTGTCCGTGGTCTGGGCGCCGGCTTCACCCGCGTGCGGGTCAACGGTATGGAGGGGACCTCCCAGACCGGTTCGTCCGACATCTATGGTGCTGGCAATGCCGGACGCTCCTTCGATTTCAACGTTTTCTCCACCGAGATCTTCTCGGCGCTGGCCGTGCGCAAGACGCCGTCGGCGGATGTGGAGGAAGGCTCGCTGGGTGCCACCGTCGATCTGAACGCGCCCAAGCCGTTTGATTTCCGCCAGGACAGCGTCATCACCGCCACCGCCAAGGGCGTCTATAATGGCGTGTCCAAGAAGGTGGACCCGCGCGGATCGGTGCTGGTGTCGCAGAAGTTCGGCGATGAGGGACAGTTCGGTGTCCTGGGCTCGCTCTCCTATCAGCAGCGCAATATCCGCGAGGTCGGCTATTCCGCCGTCGATCTGCTGTCGGCCAATGCCAATGGCCTGTTCTGCGCGCCCATCGGTGTCACGCCCGTCTATCCCGCCGTCTCGGCGGCCAAGGGCACGACGGACACGATGTGCTCCACCAACAATCCGCGCACCGGCACGCTGGCCGCCTGGAATACCATCCAGGCCCTGCGCCGCGCCGATCAGCCCAACACACCCGGTTCCGGTGCCTTCCTGCCCCGACTGCCACGTTATCTGAATTCCACCCAGGATCAGGAACGGCTGGGCGCCAGCCTGACCTTCCAGTACAAGCCCGATGAAGATACCGACATCTCCATCGACACGCTCTATTCCCGTTTTGACGTGACGCGCCGCGACAATTACATCGCCGCCGTCTCCTTTGCGCGCTCCATCACCAATAATGGCCAGCCCATGGTCTCGGTGCGCGATATCCAGTTCGATCAGAACGGCTCGCTGGTCTATGGCCTGTTCGACGGTGTCGATGTCCGTTCCGAAGGCCTGGTGGATCATTTCGTCTCCAGCTTCAAGCAGGCGAACCTGGATTTCGAACATCGCTTCTCCGACGCGTTCCAGGTCTCGGGCCTGGTCGGTTTCAACCGCTCGGAACTGGATGGCAAGCGCCGCTTCCAGACCTTCATGGACGCCATCGATACCGATAATTTCTCCATCGATTTCCGCGATGGCGGCACCACGCCCAAGCTGGGCTTCGGCTTCGATGTCTCCAATCCCGCCAATTTCACCTATGCCCCGGCCCAGGCCGACGGCACGGTGACGGGTGGGTTCAGCCCGCAGGGCCGGCCCCTGCTTCAGCGCACGGACAATCTGACGACCGAGCTGAATTTCGCCTGGACCGTGGCCGATGGTTTCGTGCTGAAGACCGGCGGTCAGTTCCGCGAGAGCGACTATAATGTCACCTCGGTGCGTGAATATCCCGCCGACGTGGCCGTCCGGGCCCTGCCGGGCGGCACCAGCCTGTCTTCCATCACCCGGACCATCGGCGGGCTGGACAGCCTGTGGGGTGATAATGCCCCCAAGAGCTGGGCCGCCATCGACCCCACCAAGTTCGCCGACCTGTTCGATACGGACAGCATCCGCACTTGCGATTACACCTGTGGCGGCGTCAACAGCCGGGTGCGCGAACGGGTCAAGAGCGCCTATCTGATGGGCACCTTTGATCTCTATAACGCCGCCGACCTGCCCATCCGTGGCGATGCCGGTGTGCGCTATGTGAAGACCGACATGCTGGCGTCCGGCTATATCGCCGTCGCCCCGCCGGCGGGCACCACCTCGCCCACCAACCTGATCGGTCGCTTCTCTGAGGCCAAGAACAGCTATGATGACTGGCTGCCCTCGGCCAATGTCGTGTACGAGGCCAGCGACGATGTGCTGCTGCGCCTGTCGGGCGCCAAGGTGCTGGCCCGCCCCGAACTGGGCGTGCTCACCCCCACCAGCGGCGTGAACCCTGTCACCCGCATCGGCAATGTCAACAACCCGTTCCTGGACCCGATCCGCGCCAATACATTCGACGTGGCCGCCGAATGGTATTTCCGCCCCGGCTCCCTGCTGTCGGTCGCCTATTTCTACAAGGACATCAAGAGCTTCATCCAGTCGGTCAGCTCCCAGGTGCCCTTCACCGATCTAGGCCTGCCCGACGCGCTGCTGGCCGGGTCCAACACCGCTCCGACGGAGATTTTCACCGTCTCGCGGCCCTTCAACACGCCGGGCGGCCCGCTCAAGGGCTTTGAAATCAACGCCCAGGTGCCCTTCACCTTCCTGGACGGTGTCTGGGCCAATTTCGGCGTCCTGGCCAACTACACGCGCGTCACCTCCAAGATCAATTACATCCTGGCATCGGCCGGCGGTGTGCCCACCGTCACCACCACCGCCGACCTGATCGGCCTGTCCAAGAACACCATGTCGGGCACGCTCTATTACGAGGATGAGGATTTCTCCATCCGCACCACCGCCAACTACCGCGACCGCTTCATCCGCGGCATTCCCGCATCCCCCGGCTCCGACCTCCAGGGCAACGCACCCACCCTCTATGTCGACGCCGCCGCCTCCTACAATGTCACCCCAGAAATCAAGCTCATCCTCGAAGCCCAGAACCTCACAGACGAACAAAACCGCCTCTACATCGACAGCAAACGTCAGGACACCCTCTTCGAAACCAAAATCGGAAGAACCATCACCACAGGTGTCAATGTCAGGTTCTAAACGTGCCTGACCTTGAACATAAAACGCCACCGGCAGTGATGCCGGCGGCGTTTCTCTTTTCAGCGCGTCATCGGTCACATCGCCTTGAACCGTACGGCAACGCCACCGCCCGGTGCCATGTCTAGGTCCAGGCTGTCCTTCGACGTCACCACCCGCTTTTCCACCTTTAACGCGGTCGGATTGGTCTTGTAATCGGCCCCTGTGCCATCGGCATAGATCTGCGCCTCGTAGCGCTTGCCGGGCGTCAGGAAGTCCAGCTTCTGGGTCAGCTTGCGGGCATTCTCATCGGTGACACCGCCCAGGAACCAATCCTTGCCGCCGCGCGGCTGCCGCGCCATCACGACATAGTCACCGATCTCGGCCTGCAAGGTGCGTGACGTTTCCCAATCCGTCGCGACATCGCGGATGAACTGGAAGGCATCGGGCCGCGCCTCGTAATTCTCCGGCAGGTCGGCGGCCATCTGCACGGGGCTATAGAGCACGACATAAAGCGCCAGCTGCGTGGCCAGCATCGACTGTACCCGCGCCTCCAGCTTGTCCTTGCCATGCACGAGATCAAAGATGCCGGGCGTGTAATCCATCGGCCCGGCCAGCATGCGTGTGAAGGGCAGGATGGTCACATGCTCGGGCGGGTTGGTGGGTTTGCCCCAGGCATTGAATTCCTGACCCCGCGCGCCTTCGCGGCTGACCCAGTTGGGATAGGTGCGGCGCAATCCCGTATCCTTCACCGGTTCATGTGCATTCACGGCGATCTTGTGCCTGGCTGCCGTCTCCACGACCTTCAGATGGTGGCGCACCATATACTGGCCGGCAAACCATTGCTGGCCGCCCGCCTCGTCCAAGATGGTGCCGCTATGTTTGACATAGCCGGTCTTCACCCGGTCTACGCCCACCTTCTGATAAAGCGCCATGGCATCGTCCAACTGACGCTCATAATTGACCACCGCACCCGCCGTCTCATGATGCCCGATCAGGCCCGCCCCCTTTGCCTTGCCATAGGCGGCGAGCGCTGGCAGGTCGAAATCAGGATAGGCCTGGGTGAAGCTGAACTGGTCGCCATTTGCGATCCAGTCACCGTCCCAGCCCTTGTTCCAGCCCTCCACCAGCACGCCGGTGAACCCGTACTTGGCCGCGAAATCCATATAGCGCTTCACATTGGCGTTATTGGCGCCATGGATCGGCCCGCTGCCCCAGGTCGACTTGTTCAGATGCATCTCCCACCAGATGCCGACATATTTGCCGGGCTTGAACCAGGACACGTCGCCCAGCTTGTTGGGTTCATTCAGGTTCAAGGTGATGCGGCTGTCGGCCAGCGCCGCCGCACTGTCGCCGATCAGGACGGTGCGCCAGGGCGTGGTGAACGGCCCCGTCTTGCGGGCCAGAACCCCGTCGGGCCAGGGCATCAGCTTGGCGGTCAGGGTCCCCGCCCCGTCACCCGACAGCAGCATGGAGGGGAAGTCCACCAACGCCGCCTCATGGATCGACAGGTGCAAGCCATTGTCACCCTTCAGGGTCAGGGGCGTTTCGGCGGTGGTGATGCGGCGCGCGTCGGTCTTGGTATAAAGATACTCGTCCCGCTCCTCGCCCTGCGCCTGATACCACCAGGCGACCTGATTGCCCACGGGCCGGAACTGCGTGCGCTCACCCACCACTTCCACGGCCTGCCCCGCCGGAAGGCCGTTGTAATCATACCGGAAGCCAATGCCGTCATCGAACAGGCGGAAATTGACATCGACAGCGGCGTTCAGGGCGGTATCCCCGCCCAGCGTCACCGTCATTTCGGTATGGTTATCGCGCACCAGCCGCTGTTCGCCCCAGGGCTGTTCCCAACTCGTGTCCGATGCCGCCCGCTTCACCGCCTTGATGGCGCTGTACCGGACGGGCGCCTCCCCCTTGAAGCCCAGGCCCAGGGCGCCCGGCGCCAGAACCGGCGCGCCCTTTCGGCTGACCTCATAGAAGGCCTGCCCATCCTTCACGAAGACGCACAGTTCAATCAGCTTGCCTGGCGACTGCGCGCATTCACGGTCAGCGGCCAGCGCCGGATTGGCGGCCCCCAGGGCGACAAGCGAGGAAAGCAGGGTCAGGGAACGGAAATTCATCAGGGGGGCCTCTTTGCAGGAATGAAAACAGTCAAAACGCACGTCACTGACCATGGTGCAGATAGGCGTCATGGGTCGGCTGCCGCAAGACCTGGGCCTTCACAAAGACCAGCATGGCGCGCAGCCGCGCCTTCAATTGCTCCGCCGGGATCAATTCCAGGGCGGGTGGATAGGTGTCGGGCACCAGACCGTGCCCGGCAAGAAAGGCGCGCCAGCTGTCGGGGGCCAGATCATCCTCATCCCACGGCGCCAATTCGCCCCGCGCCCGGAAAAGCGACAGGCGGTGGAACAGATCGGCGGACAGGGGCAGGTCGCGTGCTATGTCCCAGAAGGGGCCGACATGGCGGGCCAGATGGTAATGCATCGCCTGAAAATCCCGCAGATGCGTGAAATGCGCCCGCGTCAGCCGGTTATACTCGGCCTGTGCTGCACGGAAGCCGCCATGCCGGGGAAAATGCGCCAGCAGATGCACTAGCCCCTGTTGCAAGGCCAGCAGATCCAGATCATGCAGCGGGTCTAACCGGACTGCCGCCTGCCCCAGCGCCACGCAGTTCCCGGCCCATGCCTTCGTGCGCAATCCGGGCGCACTGCCCCGGCCCACCGCATCCTCTGGCGCGAAACCACAGAGCGGCGGCAGGCGGCGCAGCACATCAGCCTCTCCCGGCCCTGACCGCCAGACCGCCGTCAGATAGGTGCCCGACTGTGCCGGGCGCAGCGCGATCCAGCCCTGGTTGAAGCCCCGCACCTCCGCATAGGGGGGCAGCGCCTTCATGCGTGGCCCCCGTGCCGTCAGCACGCGGTCGGCCGGGAAATCCCAGGGTTCCAACCCATTCTCCGGCCCGGCGATCAGCTGCGCATCGCTGCCCGTGACATCCAGATAGAAATCGCCCTCGATGCGCCGCCCATTCTCCAGCATTAGCCCGGTGATCACGCCGCCCTCGCGCAGCACCGACAGGCTGCGCGCCGGGACCACCGTAACACCGGCGCGAAGGGCCAGTTCCTTCAGGACCGCCGCATAGGGCAGCGCCGGCAGGTGATAACCGTAATCGCTACGGCCATATTCCTCGCTTTCCGCATCGGGGATGAACAGACGCCCCTGCCGGGCCGCCGCCGCTGTCAGGCTGAAATCTTCCAGCGGGACCGACAGGCCATGGCGGCGGGCACGCAGCCAATAGGCGAAGAAATCCTGCCCCCCGATGGGGGAGCCCAGCGCACCGAACGGATGCAGAAAGGGCGGAACGGAACCCAGCGCATCAGCGAAGTTCCAGCCCAGCGTATAGGCCCCCCCCACCAGCGCCAGCAGTCCCTTCTCATCCAGGCGCAGCTGTTGATGCAGGGCCTCCAGGGCCGGCAGGCTTGCATGGAGATCGCCCGGTCCCGCCTTGGCCGGCAATTCGACAATCGTGATCCGCAGGCCGGACGGCGACAGGGCACGGACCAGCGTAGCCGCCGTCAGCCACAAGGGCGCATCACGCCCGGCGATGACCAGATGGTTGATCGGCTGGTTCATGCGGCATTCCCCTGCGATCCGGCACGGTCAGGCGCCGCGCAATGGCCGGCGATGAAATCGGCATGCGTTGGCATACCTGACAGTCCGTCGCGGATGCGCCCGCGCAGATCCGACAGCCGCCTTTCCAGCTCTGGCAGTGGCAAATGGTCAGCCAGCCTTGCATAGGCTCCCGGCATCACCCCCTGCCCTTCGAACACCGACAGCCAGCTGTCGCGCGAAAAAAGGCCCAGCTTGTAATCGGGTGCCGCCGCGCTCTCGCGAAACAGGTCCAGCTTGTGCATCAGGCTGTCCGGCATCTCCATGCTGCGCACATGGTCCCACAGCGGCTCTCCATGCCGGCTGTTGGCCATGTAATGCAGGATCAGGAAGTCGCGTACCCGGTCGTAATGGATCTCGAACAGGCGGTTGAACTCGGTCGACAGACGCGGATCGATCCCGCCGCCGGGCCGGGGCATCAGCCCCACCAGATCGAACATCGCCGCCTGGATCAGGAAGATCGACGTGCTTTCCAGCGGTTCCAGGAAGCCGCTGGACAGGCCCGCCGCGACGCAATTGCCTTCCCAGGCCCGCGCCCGCCGCCCGGCGGCGAAACGCAGCAGGCGGGGTTCCGCCAGCCCCGGGCCGTCCAGCGCCGACAGCAACGTCTCCCGCGCTTCCTCCTCCCCGCACCAGCGACTGGAGAAGACATAGCCATTGCCGATCCGGTGCTGTAGCGGGATGCGCCAGGTCCAGCCCGCCTTGCGGGCTGTGGCGCGGGTATAGGGGGTCAGCGGCGTAACGGACCCCGACGGTACCGCCAGCGCCCGGTCGCAGGGCAGCCAGTGCGACCAGTCGCACCAGGGCACCTGCATCGCTCCGCCGACCAGCAGGGACCGGAAGCCGCTGCAATCGACAAAGAAATCTCCCTCTATCCCGTCACCCGACGCCAGGGTCAGACGGGTGACATGCCCGCTTTCCCCGTCCCGAGCCACATCAAGGATCCGCCCCTCCACCCGCGTCACGCCACGCGCGTTGGACCAAGTACGAAGGAACTCCGCGTATAATCCGGCATCGAAATGATAAGCGTAGGAGAAACTTGATCGTATCGATTGCGTATCGACCACGGGATGATCGAACAGACCAGCCCGGCAGAGGGCCACCGCGAAGGAATAATCCTGCAAGGACCCGGCATCAATGCCAGACAGGCGGGCGCGGGCCCAATGGTGCTGGAAATCTACCCCGGCCCACGGTTCCCCGAACACACCGAACGGGTGGATATAGCGGTCGGTGGGCTGGTTCCAGCCGACAAACTCGATCCCCAGCTTGATGGTGGCGCCGGTCGCGCGCATGAACTCGGCTTCGTCGATGCCCAGCCGGTCATTGAACAGCTTGATATGGGGCAGCGTCGCCTCCCCCACCCCGACGGTCCCGATCTCATCGCTTTCGATCAGGGTCAGGTCATAGGCATCGGCGGGCAGCAGCTTGGCCAGACCGGACGCCATCATCCAGCCGGCCGTGCCGCCGCCGACAATCACCACCCGCAGGCGCTTTGCCGCTTGTACCCGCATCCGATGACGCTCCGTGCCCGGTTGGATGATGTATCTTATCAACCAACCGCAATAAAAAAGGGGGCGCCGCGGAGGGAGTGTGCTGCGGCGCCCCGGGGGAGGATCAGAACTTCACGCGGGCACCGACCTGCACGCGGCGGTCCGCCTTGCCCCAATTGGCATCCTTGTAGACAGGCTTGGCACCCGGCGTGACGGCACTGTCGCCAAAGATCTGCTGCTGATAGACCGTCTTGGTATCCAGCAGGTTGGTGCCTTCCAGGGCGATTTCCAGATTCTCGGAAACCGAGTAGCGGATAGAACCGTCCAGGAAGCCCGCCGCCTTCTGGAACACCGGCAGACCGATGCAGCAATCCAGATTGTTGGTCAGGAAACGCGACCGCCAGTTATAGGCAAGGCGCAGACCGATTGGTCCCTGCTCATACAGGCCGACAATATTGTAAGTGTGCTTGGAAATCCCGGCCAGCTTGTGGCTGTCGATCACTGCACCGCGCCCACCCGACACGTCCAGACCGGCGCCGAAACCGCCCGTACCGCCGGCATCCAGCGCGCCCTGCGTCACCAGGTTGGAATTGCTGATGCCGGACTGTTCCACATAAGTGTAGTTCACCTGCATGCCCAGCCCGTTCCAGAAATCGGGCAGGAAGTCGAAGAAGGTCTGGTAGGAGGTTTCGAACCCGTACAGTTCGCCCCCGCCCTTCTGGTTGCGCGGGCCGCGCATGATCACGGTCTGGGTGGAGTTGCCATTGGTGAATTCACGAACGAACTCACCGTAGGAGATGGAGTTGCGCAGCTTCTTGTAGAAGCCACCAACCGAGAACAGGCCGCTCTTGCCGATATAATATTCGTAACCCAGGTCGAACTGATCGGCCTTTAGCGGTTTCAGGCCGGCATAACCGGATTCCGCCCGGAAGACGAAATTATACCCGGTCACCTGCCCCGACGCATTCTTCACCAGATAAGGGGAGCTGGCGGTAGTGTCGATCACCGGCGACTGGATGGAGACGAAGTTGCGCAGCAGGCCGAAATCCGGCCGCGCCATGGCGCGGGACGCCGCGAAGCGGATATACTGGTCATCATCCAGACCGAAGCGGACATTGAAGCTGGGCAGGACGTTGGTGTAGTCGGTCTTGAAGTCGTTGGCCGTGCCCGCCCCGTTGGCAAAGGCCAGGATGGCCGGCGTCAAGGAGCAGGCCGGGTTCACGACGGCACCGGGCGGGAGGGTCGATCCGCAGGGCGTGCCCTGCAGGGCGCGCAGGGCGGTATCGGTGGGGAAGCCCACGGAACCCTGGCTGTTGATCTTGGTTTCCACGATACGGGCACCGATATTGCCGTCGACCGTGATGCCGTTGAAGATCGTCATGTCGCCGCCGCCAAAGCGCAGCATGGCATAGCCGGCATTGGTCTTTTCCTGCACATGCATCACTTCGGACGGCAGGAAGCAGCTGCCCGACGGCAGGCCCGGACGATCGCAGATCGGCACCCAACCCGGCGAAACGGGATTGTTGGTGTTGGGACCCGACAGCGATTTCACCAACCGGTCGCGGTCCTTCAGCACATCGCGGCTGAGATAGACCAGATCGCCATTGGGATAGACCTCGCCATTGAAGAAATCGTCGCCGAGATTGACCGTATCCCAGATGCCAGCGCCATAGCCCTTGAAGGGCTGGCCATTGCCGCAGCCGGCGGGATAGGCGCCGCCCGTGCTATCGGCGTTGAAGCCGGGGCCGTTGCAGTTCCAGCTGGCCGCGACAGGCGTCCAGTTGAAGGTGGAATAGCGCACCGTCTGCTTGCGGTCGGCATGACGCACACCGACCTTCAGCGAATTCAGCCAGCCATCACCCGCATCCAGATCATAGGTGGCGTCGCCCCGGAAGGCGGTCTCTTTGGCTTCATTATCCTCCAGATGTGCCTGGATGAAGGGGATCCAGTAATTATGCGGGTTAGACAGGCCGCCCGGCGCATAATTCACATTGGAACCCGGCTTCATCACAACATTCGGCACCCCGCCCTTGCCAACCGAATATTGCATGTCGGCCATAGAGCCGGTGGCGACCAGGATATCGTCATTGGTGGTGGACGCCGTGATCCGCTGCACGTCGAAGCTGGTATGCAGACGGTCATTCACGTCCCACTTCACATTGAAGGATAGGTCTTTGGTGCCTTCACGATGGTCGAAATTCCGCGCCTCGTTCTGGAAATAGAGGCCATCCTGCAGGGTGGTGCTGCTGCAGGCACCGTTGCCGCAATAATTCACAAACGGCTTGCCGGGCACCGCCGAGCCAGTGTTGATCGCGTCCTGCAAACTGTCCCACGACCCGCGCCAGCTGCCATGACCCTGGGTCAGCAGCCCGCTTTCCAGCATGCCATCGGCACCAAAGGTCAGGGCCGGTGACCCCGTGGCCGGGCCGATGACGCTGGTATCGCGCACCCGGAAGGCGGACGAACCATAGGCGTTGCCGTCCAGGATCACGTGGCTGGCATTTTCCAGCCAGGCATTATGATACTTGGAATGGGTGTACTGGACGGTGGCCTGGAAGCTGCCATCGTCATTCTCATACTGCCCGGCCAGCGAAGTGCCGCGCCGCGTGCGGTCATAATCGACCAGCGAATAACGGATACCGTCGGGCATATAGGCCCAGCCGGTGCCGCCGAACGGATTGCGGGTACAGCCGACGGTACCATCGGCCCCGATGATGGCCTTGCCCGACGCATCGACCGCACCGGCGGAACAATAGGTGTCGATCTTGTCCATGATGACGCTTTCGGTCCGCGTCACGACATGGGACCGCGCCAGATTGGCCAGCAGGCCGAACTTGCCGGCATTGGTCTCCCAGACATTGCTGATCATGCCGGAATATTCACCCGTCCATTTCTTGGACCGGTCGCCGTAGGAGCCCTTGATATTGCCGGCAATGGCCAGCCCGTCGGCATCGAACGGCAGGCGCGTGCGCAGATTGACCGTACCGGCGATGCCGCCTTCGATCATGTCCGCCGTCTGGTTCTTGTAGCTGTCAACGCCAGCCATCAGTTCGGGCGAAACATCGTTGAA from Niveispirillum cyanobacteriorum includes these protein-coding regions:
- a CDS encoding TonB-dependent receptor, producing MLKNSAHKSWRLEASLLALGVAMATALPVAAQTAPAPASDSLEEIVVTGFRASLNSALNLKRAEAAAVDAIVAEDIGKFPDSNLAESMQRVPGVALARGDGGEGRNISVRGLGAGFTRVRVNGMEGTSQTGSSDIYGAGNAGRSFDFNVFSTEIFSALAVRKTPSADVEEGSLGATVDLNAPKPFDFRQDSVITATAKGVYNGVSKKVDPRGSVLVSQKFGDEGQFGVLGSLSYQQRNIREVGYSAVDLLSANANGLFCAPIGVTPVYPAVSAAKGTTDTMCSTNNPRTGTLAAWNTIQALRRADQPNTPGSGAFLPRLPRYLNSTQDQERLGASLTFQYKPDEDTDISIDTLYSRFDVTRRDNYIAAVSFARSITNNGQPMVSVRDIQFDQNGSLVYGLFDGVDVRSEGLVDHFVSSFKQANLDFEHRFSDAFQVSGLVGFNRSELDGKRRFQTFMDAIDTDNFSIDFRDGGTTPKLGFGFDVSNPANFTYAPAQADGTVTGGFSPQGRPLLQRTDNLTTELNFAWTVADGFVLKTGGQFRESDYNVTSVREYPADVAVRALPGGTSLSSITRTIGGLDSLWGDNAPKSWAAIDPTKFADLFDTDSIRTCDYTCGGVNSRVRERVKSAYLMGTFDLYNAADLPIRGDAGVRYVKTDMLASGYIAVAPPAGTTSPTNLIGRFSEAKNSYDDWLPSANVVYEASDDVLLRLSGAKVLARPELGVLTPTSGVNPVTRIGNVNNPFLDPIRANTFDVAAEWYFRPGSLLSVAYFYKDIKSFIQSVSSQVPFTDLGLPDALLAGSNTAPTEIFTVSRPFNTPGGPLKGFEINAQVPFTFLDGVWANFGVLANYTRVTSKINYILASAGGVPTVTTTADLIGLSKNTMSGTLYYEDEDFSIRTTANYRDRFIRGIPASPGSDLQGNAPTLYVDAAASYNVTPEIKLILEAQNLTDEQNRLYIDSKRQDTLFETKIGRTITTGVNVRF
- a CDS encoding glycoside hydrolase family 97 protein translates to MNFRSLTLLSSLVALGAANPALAADRECAQSPGKLIELCVFVKDGQAFYEVSRKGAPVLAPGALGLGFKGEAPVRYSAIKAVKRAASDTSWEQPWGEQRLVRDNHTEMTVTLGGDTALNAAVDVNFRLFDDGIGFRYDYNGLPAGQAVEVVGERTQFRPVGNQVAWWYQAQGEERDEYLYTKTDARRITTAETPLTLKGDNGLHLSIHEAALVDFPSMLLSGDGAGTLTAKLMPWPDGVLARKTGPFTTPWRTVLIGDSAAALADSRITLNLNEPNKLGDVSWFKPGKYVGIWWEMHLNKSTWGSGPIHGANNANVKRYMDFAAKYGFTGVLVEGWNKGWDGDWIANGDQFSFTQAYPDFDLPALAAYGKAKGAGLIGHHETAGAVVNYERQLDDAMALYQKVGVDRVKTGYVKHSGTILDEAGGQQWFAGQYMVRHHLKVVETAARHKIAVNAHEPVKDTGLRRTYPNWVSREGARGQEFNAWGKPTNPPEHVTILPFTRMLAGPMDYTPGIFDLVHGKDKLEARVQSMLATQLALYVVLYSPVQMAADLPENYEARPDAFQFIRDVATDWETSRTLQAEIGDYVVMARQPRGGKDWFLGGVTDENARKLTQKLDFLTPGKRYEAQIYADGTGADYKTNPTALKVEKRVVTSKDSLDLDMAPGGGVAVRFKAM
- a CDS encoding tryptophan 7-halogenase, yielding MNQPINHLVIAGRDAPLWLTAATLVRALSPSGLRITIVELPAKAGPGDLHASLPALEALHQQLRLDEKGLLALVGGAYTLGWNFADALGSVPPFLHPFGALGSPIGGQDFFAYWLRARRHGLSVPLEDFSLTAAAARQGRLFIPDAESEEYGRSDYGYHLPALPYAAVLKELALRAGVTVVPARSLSVLREGGVITGLMLENGRRIEGDFYLDVTGSDAQLIAGPENGLEPWDFPADRVLTARGPRMKALPPYAEVRGFNQGWIALRPAQSGTYLTAVWRSGPGEADVLRRLPPLCGFAPEDAVGRGSAPGLRTKAWAGNCVALGQAAVRLDPLHDLDLLALQQGLVHLLAHFPRHGGFRAAQAEYNRLTRAHFTHLRDFQAMHYHLARHVGPFWDIARDLPLSADLFHRLSLFRARGELAPWDEDDLAPDSWRAFLAGHGLVPDTYPPALELIPAEQLKARLRAMLVFVKAQVLRQPTHDAYLHHGQ
- a CDS encoding tryptophan 7-halogenase; this translates as MRVQAAKRLRVVIVGGGTAGWMMASGLAKLLPADAYDLTLIESDEIGTVGVGEATLPHIKLFNDRLGIDEAEFMRATGATIKLGIEFVGWNQPTDRYIHPFGVFGEPWAGVDFQHHWARARLSGIDAGSLQDYSFAVALCRAGLFDHPVVDTQSIRSSFSYAYHFDAGLYAEFLRTWSNARGVTRVEGRILDVARDGESGHVTRLTLASGDGIEGDFFVDCSGFRSLLVGGAMQVPWCDWSHWLPCDRALAVPSGSVTPLTPYTRATARKAGWTWRIPLQHRIGNGYVFSSRWCGEEEARETLLSALDGPGLAEPRLLRFAAGRRARAWEGNCVAAGLSSGFLEPLESTSIFLIQAAMFDLVGLMPRPGGGIDPRLSTEFNRLFEIHYDRVRDFLILHYMANSRHGEPLWDHVRSMEMPDSLMHKLDLFRESAAAPDYKLGLFSRDSWLSVFEGQGVMPGAYARLADHLPLPELERRLSDLRGRIRDGLSGMPTHADFIAGHCAAPDRAGSQGNAA
- a CDS encoding TonB-dependent receptor, with product MKDVKTNHSRVLWLRSGVSLLALVLVGAHGAQAQTAAEPKAEAAPVLEEIVVVGVRAALESALDIKRNAGTVVDSITATDIGAFPDKSVSEALQRVPGITVSRLQSSDDSTHPSGEGTSVLIRGLTQVRTEFNGRDSFSADSYRGLNFNDVSPELMAGVDSYKNQTADMIEGGIAGTVNLRTRLPFDADGLAIAGNIKGSYGDRSKKWTGEYSGMISNVWETNAGKFGLLANLARSHVVTRTESVIMDKIDTYCSAGAVDASGKAIIGADGTVGCTRNPFGGTGWAYMPDGIRYSLVDYDRTRRGTSLAGQYENDDGSFQATVQYTHSKYHNAWLENASHVILDGNAYGSSAFRVRDTSVIGPATGSPALTFGADGMLESGLLTQGHGSWRGSWDSLQDAINTGSAVPGKPFVNYCGNGACSSTTLQDGLYFQNEARNFDHREGTKDLSFNVKWDVNDRLHTSFDVQRITASTTNDDILVATGSMADMQYSVGKGGVPNVVMKPGSNVNYAPGGLSNPHNYWIPFIQAHLEDNEAKETAFRGDATYDLDAGDGWLNSLKVGVRHADRKQTVRYSTFNWTPVAASWNCNGPGFNADSTGGAYPAGCGNGQPFKGYGAGIWDTVNLGDDFFNGEVYPNGDLVYLSRDVLKDRDRLVKSLSGPNTNNPVSPGWVPICDRPGLPSGSCFLPSEVMHVQEKTNAGYAMLRFGGGDMTIFNGITVDGNIGARIVETKINSQGSVGFPTDTALRALQGTPCGSTLPPGAVVNPACSLTPAILAFANGAGTANDFKTDYTNVLPSFNVRFGLDDDQYIRFAASRAMARPDFGLLRNFVSIQSPVIDTTASSPYLVKNASGQVTGYNFVFRAESGYAGLKPLKADQFDLGYEYYIGKSGLFSVGGFYKKLRNSISYGEFVREFTNGNSTQTVIMRGPRNQKGGGELYGFETSYQTFFDFLPDFWNGLGMQVNYTYVEQSGISNSNLVTQGALDAGGTGGFGAGLDVSGGRGAVIDSHKLAGISKHTYNIVGLYEQGPIGLRLAYNWRSRFLTNNLDCCIGLPVFQKAAGFLDGSIRYSVSENLEIALEGTNLLDTKTVYQQQIFGDSAVTPGAKPVYKDANWGKADRRVQVGARVKF